A region of the Geomonas subterranea genome:
CTCTGCTTGGTGGTGGGGACCACGGGCATGTAGCTCGACAGCTCGACTTTGTCGGCGGCTGCCTGCTGCTTGGCTGCTTCCGCTTGCGCCTCGCCGGTATCGGGCTTGTCGTTGCGCACGACGGCAAGATGGGAAACGGCCGGGTTGGAATTGAGCTCTTCAAGTTTCATCTGATTGCGCCCCCAGTAGGTCAGGTAGGTTTAGGTTTACTTCCGTTTCGACACCCTTTCATATAACTTTAGCTTTTTTTCATCGCGGCCACGTTTTTTCCTTGCGCAAACGGAAGATCAAGCAGGGAGGGGAAGTCGGGGACCCGGTAGTGGGCCTCTTCGAGCTCGCTTGCATCGCCGTAACCGTAGCTGCAGCCAACGGTCCAGACTCCCGCCCCGCCCCCGGCGGCGATGTCGTTCACGCTGTCGCCTACCATGACGCATTGCCCCGCGGCGACGCCGAACTCGCTCAGTACGGCGAGAACGGGCTCGGGGGAGGGTTTCCGGTACGGAAAGGAATCGGCTCCGAAGATGTCGGTAAAATGCCGCTCAAGCCCCAGCTTACCGAGCACCTCCCGGCACAGGGCGACGTTCTTGTTGGAAAGGACCACCATCGGGATCCCCAGACCGGAAAGCTCTATCAGGGTCTCGGGAACGCCGGGGTAGGGATGGGTCTTGTCGGCTATGTGGGCCAGGTTGTAGGCCAGGAACTCTTCCAGCGCCTGCTCGACCTCGGGGTCGCCCACGCCGGGGAGCGCGCGCTCCACCAGCGAGCGCGCCCCCTGCCCCACCAGCTTGCGCACGTCGCTTACGCCGATGCGCGGCAGCCCGTTGCGCTCACGGATCAGGTTGGTGGCGTCGGTCAGGTCGGGCAGGGAATCGATCAGTGTGCCGTCCAGGTCGAAGATGAGCAGGCGGATGGGATCCATTATCTCTCCACGGTTGAGGGGACACAGTATCGGGGACAGGCACCTGCGGAGCAACTCCCCTTGAGTGAGTCCCCTAGATACGAAAGAACCGCGGCAACCGGCTTGCGCGCCGGTCACCGCGGTGTTTTTTGCAATAAACGAACCTTCTAGAAATGAGGCGCGGGGATTACTCCCACTCGATGGTCGCGGGGGGCTTCTGGCTGATGTCGTACACCACGCGGTTGACACCCTTGACTTCGTTGATGATTCGCGAGGATATGCTCCCCAGGAGCTCGTAGGGAAGCTTGACCCAGTCGGCGGTCATGCCGTCCAGGGAGTTCACGGCGCGCAGGGCGACGGTCCACTCGTAGGTGCGGGCGTCACCCATGACGCCGACGGTTTTCACCGGGAGCAGCACGGCAAAG
Encoded here:
- a CDS encoding HAD family hydrolase, giving the protein MDPIRLLIFDLDGTLIDSLPDLTDATNLIRERNGLPRIGVSDVRKLVGQGARSLVERALPGVGDPEVEQALEEFLAYNLAHIADKTHPYPGVPETLIELSGLGIPMVVLSNKNVALCREVLGKLGLERHFTDIFGADSFPYRKPSPEPVLAVLSEFGVAAGQCVMVGDSVNDIAAGGGAGVWTVGCSYGYGDASELEEAHYRVPDFPSLLDLPFAQGKNVAAMKKS
- the flgM gene encoding flagellar biosynthesis anti-sigma factor FlgM, whose translation is MKLEELNSNPAVSHLAVVRNDKPDTGEAQAEAAKQQAAADKVELSSYMPVVPTTKQRRDDIRVDRVEELRAQIKSGTYQVTSQDLAEKMLSKLVVK